ATCGCCGCCGAGCCCGCCAAAGGCAGCAGCGAACTGCGCTGGCGCGTGGCCTTGGCGCGTGCGCAGGGCGGCAAGCCGGCCGCCTGGTCGCTCGCCTGTCAGCGTCACACCTGGAAGCTTGCCGATGAAGATGTCGCACCGTCGGCTGCTGGCGATCGCCCTGCCCTATCTGCCGGTCGAGCGCTGCGCAGCGTCGTCTAAAGCCGGATCTGGCATCGACAACGGCCCCTGCGCGGTCTTTGCCAATCAGCAGGGTGCGCTGCGTCTCACGTCGGTCTGTGCGCGGGCGGCCCAAGCGGGCTTGCGCATCGGCCTGCCTCTGGCCGAGGCGCGCGCGCGCCTGCCCGAGCTCGCCGTGTGGCCGCAGCGCGTCGAGGCCGATGCCGCCTTGCGCCGCCGCTTGGCCGACCAAGCGCTACGCTGGTCGCCGTCGGTTGCTTGCGACGAAGACGGGCTGCGCCTGGATGCCAGCGGCATCGCACATCTGTTCGGCGGCGAAGCGGCGTTGCTCGCCGGCATCGTGCGGCATTTCGCGCGCCAGGGGCTGACCGCGCGCGCCTGCGTTGCCGACACACTCGGGGCGGCTTGGGCCGGTGCGCATTTGGCACCGACCGCCTGCACGGTGTTTGCGCCCGGCCAGACGCGCGCCGATCTCGCCCCTTTGCCGATCGCAGCCTTGCGCCTGGCGCCCGAGGATCTCGCACAGCTGCAGCGCTTGGGCTTGCGCCGCATCGGCGATCTCTATCCGATCGCGGATGCGGCCAGCGGGCGTGCAGGCCTTGCGCGCCGCTTTGGCCCTGTCGTGGCGCAGCGCCTCTTCCAAGCGTTGGGTGCCGAAGCCGAACCGCTTGTCCCCGATGCTGCAGCCCCGGCCTTGCGCGCGCGCCTGGCCTTTGCCGAACCTGTGACGGCGCCAGAAGCCTTGGCGCGCATCGTCGCCAAACTGACCGACGATCTTTGCGCGCAATTGGCGGCGGCCCAACTGGGCGCGCGACGGCTCGCCCTCGTTTTCCATCGCGTCGACGGTTTGCCGCTGCGCCTTGCGCTCGGCACCAGCCGGCCCACGCGCATGCCCAGCGACATGGCACGGCTGTTCGCCGAAAAGCTCGGCACGCTCGATCCCGGTTTCGGCGTCGAGATCGCCACACTCGATGCCGAACTTGCGCAAAGCCTAACGCCGAGCCAACGCGATATGTTGCCCGACGGCGATCCGGGCTTTTCGACCTTAGGCTTTTCGGCAGGGGCCGATCTCGCCCCGCTCGTCGACCGATTGGCCAACCGCTTGGGTGCAGCCAATATCGGCCGCCTCGCACACGCCGAAAGCCATGTGCCCGAACGCGCCCAGGTTTTTATGGCGGCCCTCGGCGCCGTGCCGCGCCATCTCAGCACAGCGCAAGCCCCTTCCCAGCCGCGCCCGTTGCGCTTGCTGGGCTATCCCGAACCCATCGACGTAACGGCCGAATTGCCCGATGCGCCGCCGCTGCTGTTCCGCTGGCGCCGCCAACTGCACCATGTTGCCGCCGCCAACGGACCCGAGCGCATCGCCGGCGAATGGTGGCTAAAGGCTGGTGATATTCGCGACTATTACCGCCTCGAGGACCGCCAGGGGCGCCGCTTCTGGATCTATCGCGAGGGTCTGTGGGGTGACGGTGCCGCGCGCAGCCCACGCTGGTTTCTGCACGGGCTGTTCGCGTGACCGGGCGTGCAACCGCAAGCGCCACCTATGCCGAGCTGCAGGTCACGACGAATTTTTCGTTTCTGCGCGGCGCTTCGCATCCGCACGAATTCGTGGCGACGGCAAAAGCGCTCGGCCATTGCGCCATCGGCATTGCCGACCATGGCAGCTTTGCCGGCATCGTGCGCGCGCATGTCGCGGCCAAAGAGGCGGGCCTCAAGCTGCTCGTGGGCGTGCGCGTCGATCCGGCCGACGGCCCGCCTTTGCTGCTCTACGCAAAAAACCGCACCGGCTATGCGGGCCTGTGCCGCCTGATCTCGGCCGGACGGCGACGCGCAGGCCACGGCAATGGCTGCCAAGTGTCGCTCGCCGAATGCCTGGCCGTGAAAGGCAACGCAGTCGCGATCGCACTTGGCCCCATCGAACTCGATGCCATGGCCGCCGCTTTCGGACGCGACGCCTATCTCGCCGCGACGTTCCGCTATGCCGGCGACGATGCGGCCGCGATCGCCGCACAAGCGCAGCTTGCCCGTCGGCACAGGCTGCGCTTGGTCGCCACCAACGACGTGCAGGCGCACGCCCCCGAGCGTCGGGCCCTGCACGACGTATTGGCCTGTATCCGCAATCTGCAGACGATCGATACGGCAGGCTATCTGCTGGCCGCCAATGCCGAGCGCCATCTGAAACTGCCCGCTGAGATGGCACGGCTGTTTGCCGCCTGGCCCGACGCGATCGCCGCCACCGCCGCGATCGCGGCAGCGTGCGACTTTTCGCTCGACCAAGTGCGCTACGACTATCCCGATCTGCCGGGGGCCGAACCCGGCAGCGCACAGGCCACACTCACAAGGCTCGCCTGGGACGGGGCCAAAGAACGCTATCCGGCGGGCATTCCGCCGAGCGTGGCAGCACAGATTTCCTACGAGCTCAAAATCGTCGCCGAACTCGGCTACGCGCCGTATTTCCTCACCGTGCACGACATCATCATGTTCGCGCGCAATCGCGGCATTCTGTGCCAGGGGCGCGGCTCGGCCGCCAATTCGGCCGTGTGCTACTGCATCGGCATCACGGCCGTCGATCCGGCGCGCATGGATCTGCTGTTCGAACGCTTCGTGTCGGCCGCGCGCAACGAACCGCCCGACATCGACGTCGATTTCGAGCACGAACGGCGCGAGGAAGTGATCCAGTACATCTACGCCCATTACGG
Above is a genomic segment from Magnetospirillum sp. containing:
- a CDS encoding DNA polymerase Y family protein, which gives rise to MKMSHRRLLAIALPYLPVERCAASSKAGSGIDNGPCAVFANQQGALRLTSVCARAAQAGLRIGLPLAEARARLPELAVWPQRVEADAALRRRLADQALRWSPSVACDEDGLRLDASGIAHLFGGEAALLAGIVRHFARQGLTARACVADTLGAAWAGAHLAPTACTVFAPGQTRADLAPLPIAALRLAPEDLAQLQRLGLRRIGDLYPIADAASGRAGLARRFGPVVAQRLFQALGAEAEPLVPDAAAPALRARLAFAEPVTAPEALARIVAKLTDDLCAQLAAAQLGARRLALVFHRVDGLPLRLALGTSRPTRMPSDMARLFAEKLGTLDPGFGVEIATLDAELAQSLTPSQRDMLPDGDPGFSTLGFSAGADLAPLVDRLANRLGAANIGRLAHAESHVPERAQVFMAALGAVPRHLSTAQAPSQPRPLRLLGYPEPIDVTAELPDAPPLLFRWRRQLHHVAAANGPERIAGEWWLKAGDIRDYYRLEDRQGRRFWIYREGLWGDGAARSPRWFLHGLFA